Part of the Salvelinus fontinalis isolate EN_2023a unplaced genomic scaffold, ASM2944872v1 scaffold_0694, whole genome shotgun sequence genome, cacagtcacacagtgaaGACCTGAAGGAGACCTGTTTGAGCCCACGacaacactgagagagagagagatgtttcccatgccaataaagcccttaaattgaattgtagttgagagagaaacagagatagggacagagagagagagaaacagagatagggacaaagagagagagaaacagagatagggacaaagagagagagaaacagagatagggacaaagagagagagaaacagagatagggacagagagagagagaaacagagatagggacaaagagagagagaaacagagatagggacagagagagagaaacagtaggtTCAAAAAACCTACTTGAGAGACAAACAAAGAGTGAAAACCAACCATGAAATCCAACCAGGAGAGGAGCCATGGCTGTCTACCTCCAAAGAAGCGTGAGATCCTAGCCCTGGAGCAGAGGCCTGTGGTGGTAACAGCAGCAGCTGAGATCCTGGCTCTGGAGCAGAGGCCTATGGTGGTACCAGCAGCAGCTGCAGCCTCAGCAGACACTACCCTACACACAGAGAACCTGGCTTGGCTGGCCAATGTAGCCAGCGAACGCTGCAGATCCACAGAAACTCCCAGCCCCAGGTTTCAtgtctcctcgtcctcctcttcatccccctccccttctgctacctctctgtctacgattcccctgtcctctctctccactgtctacCCCACTGGGGTGGGGCTCAGCCAACAGGGCGGGACAATCCAGTACGCCCAGCTGGCCCCTAACCTCCAATTCATTAGCTCGGGGCCGTACACTGGCTACATCTCCTCTCAGATCATCCAGTCCACTGCCACCAGTGTAGCCACCTCCACAGGGCAACAGCGCCACCATCTGGACGGCCACTGCTACACCGCCGCCCTCATCTCCCAGGCCACCAAGGTGTGTGTCTATTGTgtatgcattcagaaagtattcagaccccttgactttttccacattttgttacgttatagccttattttaaaatatattaaatgGTTTccccccccttatcaatctacacacaataccccgtaatgacaaagcaaaaacgtttttattttttattttagcaaatttattcaaaataaaaaactgaaaaatcaaattaacacaagtattcagaccctttactcagtactttgtcgaagcacctttggcagcgattacaacctcaagtcttcctgggtatgacgctacaagcttggtacacctgtatttggggagtttctcccattcttctctgcagagcctatcaaactctgtcaggttggattggagcattgctgcatagctattttcaggtctctccagagatgttcgattgggttcaagtccaggctctggctgggccactcaaggacattcagagacttgtcccgaagccactcctgcattgtctatgctgtgtgcttagggttgttgtcctgttggaaggtgaacctttgccccagtctaaggtcatcagctatctggagcaggttttcatcaaagatctctctgtattttgctccattcatctttccctcgattctgactagtctcccagtcccaaccgctgaaaaacctccccacagcatgatgctgccaccatcattcttcactgtaaggatggtgccaggtctcCGTCAGAcgtgacatttggcattcaggtcaaacagttcaatcttggtttcatcagaccagagaatcttgtttctcatggtctgagagtcctttaggtgccttttggcaaactccaagcgggctgtcatgtgccttttattgaggagttgcttccgtctggtcaatctaccataaaggcctgattgatggagtgctgcagagatggatgtccttctggaaggttctcccatctccacagaggaactctggaactctgtcagagtgaccatcgggatcttggttacctccctgaccaaggcccttctcccccgattgctcagtttggccgggcggccagctctaggtagtcttggtggttccaaacttcttccatttaagaatgatggaggcaactgtgtctttggggaccttcaatgctgcagccattttttggtacccttccccagatctatgcatCTACACAATCCTctttcagagctctacggacaattccttcgacctcatggcttggtttttgctctgaaatgcactgtcagctgtgggaccttatatagacaggtgtacgcttttccaaatcatgtccaatcaattgaatttaccacaggtggacttcaatcaagttgtagaaacatctcaaggatgatcaatggaaacaggatgcacctgagctcaattttgagtctcatggcaaagggtctgaatacttctgtaaataaggtatttttacatgtatttatatacatttacaaaactgtattaaaacctgtttttgctttgtcattatggggtattgtgttcagatttttatttgatttaatccattgtggaaaaagtcaaggggtctgaatactttccgaaggcaccgtatatcagtgttggggagtagtgaactacatggaGTTCAACTAGTAAGTTAACGACATTTTGCAGTATTTGCTGGGAGTTGAACTAAATTATGTGTAGATCATTTCCTTATTTTATTTGTTTGTGTCAGACCTGCCCAATTCTCACTTAAAACattgtttttgtgtttaatagaCTAAATGGTGATCCGTTTTTGAAATTTGTAGACcatgacatttcagatttcaaTATGATAATGCATCATTAAGTGAAGTAATTGTTAGCTTGATAAACTATacttttcagagtagcttccccaacactggtaTTTATTGTGTAATTAAttagtattattatatatttatttgtgttttttaATGTATTGCTTGGTGCGAACAAATATCCCCTTTGGGGCGATTAATGATGTACTATGTTATGTTAAGGCTGGTGACCAGCAGAACCAGCTCCAGATAGGACTGCCGTCTGACCTGGCTGTGTCCGTTGGAGGGACTACCGTCTCCCTGCCGACCTCCACCCACTTCCCCAGTACCCACCAGTACATCCAGCTGGACAGCAGCAGCCCTCTGACCGTCACCTCCCCTACCCAGGGCCACCTCCAGCCTCTccagctccacacccaccctgGGATGGGCCTCCTCCCCCACACCCTCACCCTCGCCCCCTCCCAGGTGCTGGTCCAGTATGCGGATGGGTTAGGGGTCAACAAAGCTGAGGGCGGACACACCAAGGTATTTATATCGTTTATCGTAACGATCGTAAGACATTTTTAGATGTTAAACTGTTTGCGAGGAGAGCTTGTGAGTAAGCATGTCATTGTACAGTGTAGACTACACTGTATCCTGTGGATATGACAAATaaagattgatttgatttgaaggtgGTGCAGCTAAATGGAGAGCTGGAGAGGAGTTTCGGTAAACAGAGCTGTGCTGGCGTCAAAGGAACCTCCTACTCTAACCAGAACAATCAGCAGGTTCACCATGGATATGAAGCTCGACACATCCTCATTCCCGCAGACTACACTACCCAGGATTCAACAGGACTACAAACCTCCCTGGTGCTGGTAGCAAACGCCcagccccacccccacccccaccctacCAGTGGTGCTGAGCAGGACAAGGTCCAGGTCCACCCATCACTAATACACAGTGAGGGAGGAGGCATCTGTCTAGGGAAACCTGTCTCCAGAACCTCCTCTTTCACCTCCCTCAACTCCTCTGATGCTCTGAAGGTCTCTTCTGCCCCTCACACGGTTATCCAGACCACCCACCACTCTGACCAGCATGTACACAGCCTGTACTCCACCACCCAGGCACCAATCATCGGCTACATCGCCAGGGCAGGTAACCAGCATGGCGTCAGCTACGCCACCCTGCCGCAGCACCTGGTCATCCCGGacggccagtccctccagtctcTCCTGATACCCGTTAACGGAGTCGGTGACGTTACCACCACTACGGACCTCGAGGCCGCCTGCTCGGTGACCGCCAGGACGGCCAGCACCACCGCCTCTCAGCTGGCTCCAGCGACCACATCCCTCCCCCGCCACACCTACCTCACCGCGTCCCTGTCCAAGTGTGAGATGCTGGGGTCGGACAGCCACCACCAGGCCCCTGCTGTACTCCAGGCCCAAGTACTACCCATCCAACACATCCAAATCCCCTCTAACACAACTGCTACTGTGGTGGCGTCCCCCTCCCCAGCCCTAGCCCTAGCTCCCGCCCCTGTCCaggcctccccttctctctcctcttccctctcctcctctccagccctagCTCCAGCCCCTGTCCAggccaccccctctccctcctcctctccaaccaCGCTCCCGCCGTTCTTCATGCGTGGCTCCATCATCCAGCTGGCGGATGGGGAGCTGAAGCGAGTGGAAGACCTGAAGACGGAGGACTTTATCCAGAGTGCTGAGATCAGCAGTGAGCTGAAGATTGACTCCAGCACTGTGGAACGCATCGACACAGGCCAGACACCCAGCGCTGTCATCATACAGTTCGGTGTCGGGGAACACAAAGCACAGGTAAGCTAGTGAAGCTTGTTGTTGTCTCCATTCCCCTAGActcagtgccagtctgtttgtactTCCCTGCCAACGCCTTGTCACTCATTCTCACACCGCAATGGTGTTgaaaagagcacaaacagatctgagatcaGGCTACCATAACCCCATCCTAATGTCTATGTTTATGCCAATAACAGTTTATTGTGTATCctttgtgtgttgtattcctctgCAGGTGTGCGTGGAGGTGCTGTTGGAGTACCCGTTCTTTGTGTTCGGCCAGGGCTGGTCGTCCTGCTGCCCTGACCGGACCACTCAGCTGTTGGAGCTGAGCTGTGCCAAGCTGTGTGTTGGGGACGTGTGTGTCTCCCTGACTCTCAGGAGCCTGAGGGGTGGCGACGGCTCTGTGTCTGGGAGGAACCACAGCAGCCAGGGTCACGAGGTCAAGCTGAGGCACAGCCACAACACTGGGGACATCACACAGGAGTCTAACCGGCAAGGGAACAGTCAGGGGAATAGCCAGAGTAATGGTCAGAGTATTGATCAAATCAACAGTCaaataaatagtcagagagacagtcagagagacggtcagagagacggtcagagagacggtcagagagacggtcagagagacggtcagagagacggtcagagagacagtcagagcaacagtcagagagacagtcagagagacagtcagagcaACAGTCAGAGAGAcggtcagagagacagtcagagagacggtcagagagacggtcagagagacagtcagagagacggtcagagagacggtcagagagacagtcagagcaACAGTCAGAgcaacagtcagagagacagtcagagagacagtcagagcaACGGTCAGAGAGAcggtcagagagacagtcagagagacagtcagagagacggtcagagagacggtcagagagacggtcagagagacggtcagagagacggtcagagagacggtcagagagacggtcagagagacggtcagagagacagtcagagcaacagtcagagagacagtcagagcaacagtcagagagacagtcagagcaACAGTCAGAGCAACGGTCAGAGAGAcggtcagagagacagtcagagagacagtcagagagacggtcagagagacggtcagagagacggtcagagagacggtcagagagacggtcagagagacggtcagagagacggtcagagagacagtcagagagacagtcagagagacagtcagagagacagtcagagagacagtcagagcaacggtcagagagacagtcagagagacggtcagagagacagtcagagagacggTCAGAGCAACAGTCAGAgcaacagtcagagagacagtcagagagacagtcagagagacagtcagagtaTGGACAAGGACTTTAGGAACAGTTTGAATGCTGCAGGCAGCAACAGTGTCTTCCTGGTGCAGGTGGCCAAAACAGACAGGCTGAATAAGGAGGACAGGGGCGTCCCCCGCTCTGTGGACCAGGTGACAGGATCTGGACTGAGACCCGGATCTGGATCTGGACCAGGGGTCTACGGAGCTGGAGTTGGACCCAGGAGCACCTCGGACCTGCAGGCTGTCTCAgggaatggagagatgagagacagagaaaatgtagaggtgataggaagaaacaatggagagatgagagagagagaacagaatagCCACATGCCCCCTTCGCCCCTCAAGACAGAAGTGGGTGAGGCagacaaagaaaaaccctgcggtCGTAAGAGGAGGTGGTCTGCTCCAGAGAGAGATCAGACCGAGAGGGCAGACGAGGAACCCCCTTTGACTCTGCCAAAACCCTCTTTTATAACTCAGCAGGTCAAACTCTCCATGGAGGGACGGTCAAATGTTAGTCGCTGAGGGAGCTGGAGTGTTGTACGGGAGGTAGGGAACATACTTTTATATGTTTGTAACGTTGTTAGTGCTGTTTGGTTTCATCTATCTATCCACATTAATGGAAAGGATTCGTTTACCTTGTATATACATGTTTtaggattctatttctatggaaggAACCTTGTTGTCTCTGTGTTTGGCCCACTGTCTGggaggccagtctctctccagaacacAGTGAGTGGCCCACTGTCTGggaggccagtctctctccagaacacAGTGAGTGGCCCACTGTCTGGgatgccagtctctctccagaacacAGTGAGTGGCCCACTGTCTGGGAGGCCAGTCTCTTTCCAGAACACAGTGAGTGGGCCACTGTCTGggaggccagtctctctccagaacacAGTGAGTGGCCCACTGTCTGggaggccagtctctctccagaacacAGTGAGTGGCCCAC contains:
- the LOC129847068 gene encoding ataxin-1-like is translated as MKSNQERSHGCLPPKKREILALEQRPVVVTAAAEILALEQRPMVVPAAAAASADTTLHTENLAWLANVASERCRSTETPSPRFHVSSSSSSSPSPSATSLSTIPLSSLSTVYPTGVGLSQQGGTIQYAQLAPNLQFISSGPYTGYISSQIIQSTATSVATSTGQQRHHLDGHCYTAALISQATKAGDQQNQLQIGLPSDLAVSVGGTTVSLPTSTHFPSTHQYIQLDSSSPLTVTSPTQGHLQPLQLHTHPGMGLLPHTLTLAPSQVLVQYADGLGVNKAEGGHTKVVQLNGELERSFGKQSCAGVKGTSYSNQNNQQVHHGYEARHILIPADYTTQDSTGLQTSLVLVANAQPHPHPHPTSGAEQDKVQVHPSLIHSEGGGICLGKPVSRTSSFTSLNSSDALKVSSAPHTVIQTTHHSDQHVHSLYSTTQAPIIGYIARAGNQHGVSYATLPQHLVIPDGQSLQSLLIPVNGVGDVTTTTDLEAACSVTARTASTTASQLAPATTSLPRHTYLTASLSKCEMLGSDSHHQAPAVLQAQVLPIQHIQIPSNTTATVVASPSPALALAPAPVQASPSLSSSLSSSPALAPAPVQATPSPSSSPTTLPPFFMRGSIIQLADGELKRVEDLKTEDFIQSAEISSELKIDSSTVERIDTGQTPSAVIIQFGVGEHKAQVCVEVLLEYPFFVFGQGWSSCCPDRTTQLLELSCAKLCVGDVCVSLTLRSLRGGDGSVSGRNHSSQGHEVKLRHSHNTGDITQESNRQGNSQGNSQSNGQSIDQINSQINSQRDSQRDGQRDGQRDGQRDGQRDGQRDGQRDSQSNSQRDSQRDSQSNSQRDGQRDSQRDGQRDGQRDSQRDGQRDGQRDSQSNSQSNSQRDSQRDSQSNGQRDGQRDSQRDSQRDGQRDGQRDGQRDGQRDGQRDGQRDGQRDGQRDSQSNSQRDSQSNSQRDSQSNSQSNGQRDGQRDSQRDSQRDGQRDGQRDGQRDGQRDGQRDGQRDGQRDSQRDSQRDSQRDSQRDSQSNGQRDSQRDGQRDSQRDGQSNSQSNSQRDSQRDSQRDSQSMDKDFRNSLNAAGSNSVFLVQVAKTDRLNKEDRGVPRSVDQVTGSGLRPGSGSGPGVYGAGVGPRSTSDLQAVSGNGEMRDRENVEVIGRNNGEMREREQNSHMPPSPLKTEVGEADKEKPCGRKRRWSAPERDQTERADEEPPLTLPKPSFITQQVKLSMEGRSNVSR